A window from Pleuronectes platessa chromosome 6, fPlePla1.1, whole genome shotgun sequence encodes these proteins:
- the LOC128442869 gene encoding transcription factor HES-2 produces MSPNMNCEALPAFSPRVTVAKRKQALELRKTMKPLMEKRRRARINDSLNHLKNLILPLTGRDKTRYSKLEKADILEMTARFLSDIPPVNNKDSADSYREGYKACLQRVSTLLPKTSLSQDACQRVNCFVQQSMSATVSPACLNCCAQSSRSLPQIQQRLLSLKSSFSSRLETQSRSSSAVAPSRAQPGPQPVSAAMWRPW; encoded by the exons ATGTCTCCAAACATGAATTGTGAAGCTCTCCCAGCTTTTTCTCCACGAGTAACTGTGGCCAAAAGAAAACAGGCTCTTGAGCTCCGAAAG ACTATGAAACCTCTGATGGAAAAAAGAAGGCGCGCCCGTATCAACGACAGCCTTAACCACCTGAAAAACCTCATCCTTCCCCTCACAGGCAGAGAT AAGACTCGCTATTCCAAGCTTGAGAAAGCCGACATCCTTGAAATGACTGCGAGGTTCCTCAGCGACATCCCCCCTGTTAACAACAAAG ATTCCGCAGACAGTTACAGAGAAGGCTACAAAGCCTGCCTCCAGCGCGTCTCCACTCTGCTTCCCAAAACGAGCCTGAGTCAAGACGCGTGCCAGCGGGTGAACTGCTTCGTTCAGCAGTCCATGTCCGCCACCGTCTCCCCAGCCTGCCTGAACTGTTGCGCCCAGAGCTCCAGGAGCCTCCCTCAGATCCAACAGAGACTCCTGAGCCTTAAAtccagcttcagctccagaCTGGAGACTCAGTCCCGCAGCAGCAGCGCAGTGGCTCCGAGCCGCGCTCAGCCAGGCCCGCAGCCTGTCAGCGCCGCCATGTGGAGACCTTGGTAG